The sequence AGCACGAAGCGCTGATCACTTACGAGACCTTTCAGGTTATTCAATCGCGTCTTAATGAACGAGCAGTCGCTCCGGCTCGACCGAACATCAAACGTGATTTTGTCCTAAGTGGTGTCATGAAATGCGGAAATTGTGGGAGAAGTATTACCTACTGTTGGTCAAGAAGCCACTCGGGTAAAAAATACCCATACTACCTATGCCCCAATCGTACTTGTCCTGATGGGGGGAAGTCGATCCGACGTGGCAAACTTGAACGGGAGTTCGAAGAAATCCTGCGTGGCCTGTCGCCGTCCGAGGAAGTGTTCGAAGTTGCGGAAAGGGTTTTTCGATCCGCATGGAAGACACGAGTTGAAAAGTTCGCGGTGGAAACTAGGAAACTGCGAAAGCGCTCCAACCAGATCGATCAAGAGATTGAAGAGCTAGTAAAGTTGGTAACAGGCAACCCCACCAGCCCAGTCGTGGGAGCCTACGAAAGGAAGATAGTCGATCTGCACTCCGAAAAGGCTTTAATCGACGAAAGGGCCGAGAGTGTGTGTCAGCCTTCCACTGACTTTGACGAAATGTTCGAACTCTCAATGGCGTTTCTGTCAAGCCCTTATGATGTGTGGAAAAATTGCGGTTACACTGTAAGAAGAATGATCCTTCGGTTGGTTTTTCCACACCGAATTGTCTTCAGTCTAAATGAAGGGCTTCGAACCCCAGAAACCACCTTTCCGTTCAAGGTTTTAACGTTTCTGAGGCAGGCAAATTTCAGGTTGGTAGGCCCGGCAGGATTCGAACCTGCAACCAAAGCGTTATGAGCGCTCTGCTCTAACCGTTGAGCTACAGGCCCGCCACAGACCCGTGGTTAGAAAATGGCGGGCAGGAGGTCAAGCGGCGATTGCACCGCAGCGCCGCGGCCGCGGCCTTCTGTGCCGGGATGCAATCGCTTGTTTCCTTCTGTTCCGCCTTGCGCTAAAGGCTGCCGCAACGTGTTGGAAGGAGCCAGATGATGACCAGCGGCAAGAACGGCCTGACCTATGCAGACGCAGGTGTGGACATTGATGCGGGCAACGCCCTGGTCGACCGGATCAAACCGGCCGCCAAGCGCACCAACCGCCCCGGCGTGGCCAGCGGGCTGGGCGGATTTGGCGCCCTGTTCGATCTGAAAGCCGCCGGTTACAACGACCCGATCCTGGTGGGGGCAACCGATGGTGTCGGCACCAAGCTGCGGATTGCCATCGACACAGGCGTGGTGGACGGCGTCGGCATCGACCTGGTGGCGATGTGTGTCAATGACTTGGTCTGCCAAGGTGCCGAGCCGTTGTTCTTCCTCGACTATTTCGCCACCGGCAAGCTGGAAACCGATGTGGCGGCCCGCATTATCGAGGGCATCGCCGAGGGCTGCGTGCGCTCCGGTTGCGCGCTGATCGGTGGTGAGACCGCGGAAATGCCCGGCATGTATCCAGAGGGCGACTTTGACCTTGCAGGCTTTGCCGTTGGTGCGATGGAACGCGGCACCGCGCTGCCCGAAGGCGTGGCAGAGGGCGACGTGCTGCTGGGGCTGGCCTCTGACGGTGTGCATTCCAATGGCTATTCTCTGGTGCGCAAGCTGGTCGAGGTCTCCGGCCTGGGCTGGGACGCAGATTGCCCGTTCGGCGAGGGTTCCCTGGGCGAAGCGCTGCTGACCCCGACGCGCCTATATGTAAAACAGTGCCTGGCGGCGGTGCGGGCAGGGGGCGTGCATGCGCTGGCCCATATCACCGGCGGCGGGTTGACCGAAAACCTGCCCCGCGTGCTGCCCGAAGATCTGGGTGCCGATATCGACTTGAACGCCTGGAACCTGCCGCCCGTGTTCAAATGGATGGCAGAAACCGGCGGCATTGCCGAAGCGGAAATGCTGAAGACCTTCAACTGCGGCATCGGCATGATCCTGTCCGTCTCCGCGGACCGCGCCGATGAGCTGGTGCAGGTTCTGGAAGCCGAGGGCGAGACCGTTGCCCGCCTGGGCACCGTCACCAAAGGCGCCGGTATGCGCTATGCGGGCAAGCTGCTGTGAGCCACAAAAAGGTCGCGATCCTGATTTCCGGCGGCGGCTCCAACATGGTGTCGCTGCTGGATAGCATGACCGAGGACCATCCGGCACGGCCCTGTCTGGTCCTGTCTAACAACGCCGATGCCGGGGGGCTGGCCAAGGCCGCCGCCGCAGGCGTGGCCACCGCCGTGGTGGATCACCGCCCCTTCAACGGCGACCGCGAGGCCTTTGAGGCCGAACTGGTGAAGCCAATCTTCGAGGTGGGCGCTGACATCGTCTGTCTGGCCGGGTTCATGCGGGTTCTGACCGCGGGCTTTGTGTCGCAGTTCGAAGGCCGGATGCTGAACATCCACCCGTCGCTGCTGCCCAAATACAAGGGCCTCCACACACACGCCCGCGCCTTGGAGGCAGGCGACGCTGAGCACGGCTGCACCGTGCATGAGGTGACACCGCGTCTGGACGACGGCCCGGTTCTGGGTCAGGCCCGGGTGCCGGTTCTGCCCGGCGACACGCCGGACACGCTGGCGGCGCGGGTGCTGGTGCAAGAGCACAAGCTGTACCCGGCCGTGCTGCGCCGCTTTGCCGCTGGCGACAAGACTCCGGTTCAACTGGCCTAGCGTCTGTCTTGAACGGCTGCGCTGTTGCCATGCCAGTCCAGCGGATTTTGCGCCGGGGCCGGGGCCATAAGCGCGGGCAGGCCAAACAGAACCAGCAAAGCAGCAGCCGCGAGCAGCGGAATCAACTTGCGAAACGGTGCAGCTCCTGCGGTTTTTGCGGGGGAAAGGTCGAGTGCAGTCATCGGTCATTCTCCTGTTTGCGATGCTCAGCTAATTTAGGAACTGCACACGCATCAGAAAAATGAATGTTTGGCGAAATAATATCACAAACCGTGAAGTCTTGTTGTGCCGGAGCGCCAGTGGCTGTGCTGCTTGCAGCGCAAATCCACGGCAGCCGCGGCACCTGTTTGCATTGCCCGGAACAAGCGCGTATCACGGCCCGGCCCACGTGAGATTGAAAAGCGGTATTTGATGAAAACCCTGACCACCACCGAAGAACTGCAGGCATTTTGCGATGCTACCGCACAATATCCCTATGTCACGGTGGATACCGAATTTCTGCGTGAACGGACCTATTACTCCAAGCTCTGCCTGATCCAGCTGGCCTTTTCCGGCGACGGGGAAAACGACGCGGTGCTGGTCGACCCGCTGGCCGATGGCATCTCGCTGGAGCCGCTTTATGCGCTGTTCCGCAATGAGAACGTGGTCAAGGTGTTCCATGCGGCGCGCCAGGATCTGGAGATTTTCTGGGTCGAGGCCAGCGTCTTTCCCAAGCCGCTGTTTGACACCCAGGTTGCGGCGATGGTCTGCGGCTTTGGCGAGCAGGCGGGCTATGAAACCCTGGTGCGCAAGATCGTCAAACAGGGGCTGGACAAAACCTCGCGCTTTACTGACTGGTCGCGCCGCCCGCTGAGCGAGGCGCAGAAGACATATGCGCTGGCGGATGTGACCCATCTGCGCAAGATCTATGAATTTCTGGCAGCCGAGCTGGAAAAGAGCGGCCGGTCCCATTGGGTGGCGGAAGAGTTGCAGGTGCTGACCGACCCGGCGACCTATGACATCCAGCCGCAGGACGCGTGGAAGCGGGTCAAGACCCGCACCAATTCGGGCAAGTTCCTGGCGGTGGTTCGCGAGCTGGCGGCGTTCCGCGAAACCTACGCGCAGAGCAACAACGTGCCGCGCAACCGGGTGTTCAAGGATGACGCGCTGGTAGAGCTGGCCTCTACCAAACCGCGCACCGCGGCAGAGCTTGGCGGCTCCCGTCTGCTGCTGCGCGAGGCCCGCAAAGGCGCGATTGCCGAAGGCATCCTGGAAGCGGTGGCCAAGGGCGTCAGCTGCCCGCCTGAAAATTTCCCCCGCCTGGACCGCAGCAAGGAAAAGCTGCAGGTGAACCCGGCGCTGGCGGATCTTCTGCGGGTGCTCCTGAAGGCCAAGACCGAGGCTGAAGGCGTGGCCGCCAAGCTTATTGCGCCGAGTTCCGACCTGGACGCTAT is a genomic window of Leisingera caerulea DSM 24564 containing:
- a CDS encoding recombinase family protein, whose protein sequence is MENFSKKSRVQKCLIYCRVSSRKQEREGSGLSGQERSCRDYAKLKGYRVVEFIDDVFSGAYSDRPGVKRLEQFLTRVNPKEYVVIVYDISRFARDIVAHRAVRNLIGSTGAGIESPNVVFGHDASSRFAEEVQALFAQYERERIVETAKSRSLARLRNGYWVFPKPPGYKYEKDIGGGKILVRDEPVATIVENVLNGFASGRFQSQAEIQRYLDANPGFPKARASKSIKIDLVARMLKNLLYAGYLQQKKWGVPLTKAKHEALITYETFQVIQSRLNERAVAPARPNIKRDFVLSGVMKCGNCGRSITYCWSRSHSGKKYPYYLCPNRTCPDGGKSIRRGKLEREFEEILRGLSPSEEVFEVAERVFRSAWKTRVEKFAVETRKLRKRSNQIDQEIEELVKLVTGNPTSPVVGAYERKIVDLHSEKALIDERAESVCQPSTDFDEMFELSMAFLSSPYDVWKNCGYTVRRMILRLVFPHRIVFSLNEGLRTPETTFPFKVLTFLRQANFRLVGPAGFEPATKAL
- the purM gene encoding phosphoribosylformylglycinamidine cyclo-ligase; the protein is MTSGKNGLTYADAGVDIDAGNALVDRIKPAAKRTNRPGVASGLGGFGALFDLKAAGYNDPILVGATDGVGTKLRIAIDTGVVDGVGIDLVAMCVNDLVCQGAEPLFFLDYFATGKLETDVAARIIEGIAEGCVRSGCALIGGETAEMPGMYPEGDFDLAGFAVGAMERGTALPEGVAEGDVLLGLASDGVHSNGYSLVRKLVEVSGLGWDADCPFGEGSLGEALLTPTRLYVKQCLAAVRAGGVHALAHITGGGLTENLPRVLPEDLGADIDLNAWNLPPVFKWMAETGGIAEAEMLKTFNCGIGMILSVSADRADELVQVLEAEGETVARLGTVTKGAGMRYAGKLL
- the purN gene encoding phosphoribosylglycinamide formyltransferase, which gives rise to MSHKKVAILISGGGSNMVSLLDSMTEDHPARPCLVLSNNADAGGLAKAAAAGVATAVVDHRPFNGDREAFEAELVKPIFEVGADIVCLAGFMRVLTAGFVSQFEGRMLNIHPSLLPKYKGLHTHARALEAGDAEHGCTVHEVTPRLDDGPVLGQARVPVLPGDTPDTLAARVLVQEHKLYPAVLRRFAAGDKTPVQLA
- the rnd gene encoding ribonuclease D, producing MKTLTTTEELQAFCDATAQYPYVTVDTEFLRERTYYSKLCLIQLAFSGDGENDAVLVDPLADGISLEPLYALFRNENVVKVFHAARQDLEIFWVEASVFPKPLFDTQVAAMVCGFGEQAGYETLVRKIVKQGLDKTSRFTDWSRRPLSEAQKTYALADVTHLRKIYEFLAAELEKSGRSHWVAEELQVLTDPATYDIQPQDAWKRVKTRTNSGKFLAVVRELAAFRETYAQSNNVPRNRVFKDDALVELASTKPRTAAELGGSRLLLREARKGAIAEGILEAVAKGVSCPPENFPRLDRSKEKLQVNPALADLLRVLLKAKTEAEGVAAKLIAPSSDLDAIAAGLRDVPALSGWRREVFGADALRLCEGKIGLAAKGQAVQVVEL